A stretch of Enterobacter cloacae complex sp. ECNIH7 DNA encodes these proteins:
- a CDS encoding diaminobutyrate--2-oxoglutarate transaminase: protein MMTDKVRIDTVDAHKSNETYLARQAEFESNVRSYPRKLPLAITKAEGVWITDADNKEYLDCLAGAGTLALGHNHPDVLKSIQNVITSGLPLHTLDLTTPLKDAFSEYLLSLLPGQGKEYCLQFTGPSGADAVEAALKLAKKVTGRSGIISFSGGYHGMTHGALSVTGNLSPKEAVDGMMPEVQFMPYPHEYRCPLGIGGEAGVKALTYYFDNLINDVESGVRKPAAVILEAVQGEGGVNPAPAEWLQRIRKVTQEHGILLILDEVQAGFARTGKFFAFEHAGIEPDIIVMSKAVGGGLPLAVLGIKKQFDAWAPGHHTGTFRGNQLAMATGLTTLKILKDQNIAGKVAAQGEWLKGQLKEMAKRYPVIGHVRGLGMMIGIEIVKPHEAADHMGCFPGDGELSALIQKKCFEAGLILERGGRNGIVLRLLPSLLISDEELKIFLDKFEQALLAAGVRPA from the coding sequence ATGATGACGGATAAAGTCCGTATTGACACCGTAGATGCCCACAAAAGCAACGAAACCTATCTGGCCCGTCAGGCCGAGTTTGAATCTAACGTCAGGAGTTATCCGCGCAAACTGCCTTTAGCCATCACTAAAGCAGAAGGCGTGTGGATCACCGATGCAGATAATAAAGAATACCTTGACTGTTTAGCAGGCGCGGGGACCCTTGCGCTTGGCCATAACCATCCTGATGTGCTGAAAAGCATCCAAAATGTCATTACCAGCGGCTTACCGTTACATACCCTGGATCTGACTACGCCTCTGAAAGACGCGTTTTCTGAATACCTGCTCTCTCTGCTGCCTGGTCAGGGCAAAGAGTACTGCCTGCAGTTCACCGGTCCATCCGGTGCTGACGCCGTTGAAGCGGCGCTGAAGCTGGCGAAAAAAGTGACCGGTCGTAGCGGTATCATCAGCTTCTCTGGTGGTTACCACGGTATGACCCACGGCGCGCTGTCCGTGACCGGCAACCTGTCTCCGAAAGAAGCGGTTGACGGTATGATGCCAGAAGTGCAGTTCATGCCTTACCCGCACGAATACCGCTGCCCGCTGGGTATCGGTGGTGAAGCGGGCGTGAAAGCGCTGACTTACTACTTCGATAACCTGATCAACGACGTTGAAAGCGGCGTGCGTAAACCTGCTGCGGTGATTCTGGAAGCCGTTCAGGGCGAAGGCGGCGTGAACCCGGCTCCGGCTGAGTGGCTGCAGCGCATCCGTAAAGTGACTCAGGAACACGGCATTCTGCTGATCCTCGACGAAGTTCAGGCTGGCTTTGCCCGTACCGGTAAATTCTTCGCCTTCGAACACGCGGGCATTGAGCCAGACATCATCGTGATGTCTAAAGCCGTAGGTGGCGGTCTGCCGCTGGCCGTGCTCGGTATCAAAAAGCAGTTCGACGCATGGGCGCCAGGTCACCACACCGGTACCTTCCGCGGCAACCAGCTGGCGATGGCAACCGGTCTGACGACGCTGAAAATCCTGAAAGACCAGAACATCGCAGGCAAAGTGGCTGCACAGGGCGAATGGCTGAAAGGCCAGCTGAAAGAGATGGCAAAACGCTATCCTGTTATCGGCCACGTGCGCGGCCTGGGCATGATGATCGGTATTGAGATCGTTAAGCCACACGAAGCCGCTGACCACATGGGCTGCTTCCCGGGCGACGGCGAGCTGTCTGCACTGATTCAGAAGAAGTGCTTCGAAGCCGGTCTGATTCTGGAGCGCGGTGGCCGTAACGGTATCGTTCTGCGTCTGCTGCCGTCTCTGCTGATCAGCGACGAAGAGCTGAAAATCTTCCTGGATAAATTTGAGCAGGCACTGCTTGCTGCGGGCGTTCGCCCGGCGTAA
- the thiD gene encoding bifunctional hydroxymethylpyrimidine kinase/phosphomethylpyrimidine kinase yields the protein MKRINALTIAGTDPSGGAGIQADLKTFSALGAYGCSVITALVAQNTRGVQSVYRIEPDFVAAQLDSVFSDVRIDTTKIGMLAETDIVEAVAERLKRYQVQNVVLDTVMLAKSGDPLLSASAVETLRTKLLPQVALITPNLPEAAALLGTSHAQTEREMKAQGNALLAMGCGAVLMKGGHLDDAESPDWLFTRDGEVRFTAPRVQTKNTHGTGCTLSAALAALRPRHGGWADTVREAKTWLSAALAKADTLEVGHGIGPVHHFHAWW from the coding sequence ATGAAACGGATTAACGCCCTGACCATTGCCGGCACCGATCCCAGCGGCGGCGCGGGTATCCAGGCCGATCTCAAAACCTTCTCGGCCCTTGGCGCGTACGGCTGCTCGGTCATTACCGCGCTGGTGGCGCAAAACACGCGCGGCGTGCAGTCGGTCTATCGTATCGAGCCGGATTTTGTTGCCGCGCAGCTGGATTCTGTGTTCAGCGACGTGCGCATCGATACCACCAAGATCGGCATGCTGGCCGAGACGGATATTGTGGAAGCGGTGGCCGAGCGGCTTAAACGCTATCAGGTGCAAAACGTGGTGCTGGATACCGTCATGCTGGCGAAAAGCGGCGACCCGCTGCTCTCCGCCTCCGCCGTGGAGACGCTGCGTACAAAGCTACTGCCGCAGGTGGCGCTTATCACGCCCAATCTGCCGGAAGCCGCCGCGCTGTTAGGCACATCGCATGCGCAAACTGAACGCGAGATGAAAGCGCAGGGAAACGCGCTGTTGGCAATGGGCTGCGGCGCGGTGCTGATGAAAGGCGGGCACCTGGATGATGCCGAAAGCCCGGACTGGCTCTTTACCCGCGACGGCGAAGTACGCTTTACCGCGCCGCGCGTGCAGACCAAAAACACCCACGGCACGGGCTGCACGCTCTCCGCCGCGCTGGCGGCGCTGCGCCCGCGGCATGGCGGCTGGGCCGATACGGTGCGCGAAGCGAAAACCTGGCTCTCGGCGGCGCTGGCAAAAGCCGATACTCTGGAAGTGGGTCACGGTATTGGGCCGGTTCATCATTTTCATGCATGGTGGTAA
- the thiM gene encoding hydroxyethylthiazole kinase, producing MQPDLLDLRVLHHFRTRSPLTHCMTNDVVQTFTANVLLALGASPAMVIEAEEAEQFAGIADALLINVGTLTSPRAQAMRRAIESAVAAGKPWTLDPVAAGALTFRTRFCHQILALKPAAIRGNASEILALAGMSAGGRGVDTTDTAASAVPAAQALARQTNAVVVVTGEVDYITDGQRTRTITGGDPLMTRVVGTGCALSAVVAASCSLPGDRMDNVAAACGWMKRAGTVAVAQSRGPGSFASAFLDALYTLEEQA from the coding sequence ATGCAGCCTGACCTGCTCGATTTACGCGTTTTACACCACTTCCGAACCCGTTCTCCGCTGACCCACTGTATGACCAACGATGTCGTACAGACCTTCACGGCCAACGTTTTGCTGGCGCTTGGCGCATCACCCGCGATGGTGATTGAGGCCGAAGAGGCTGAACAGTTTGCCGGCATCGCCGATGCGCTGCTGATTAACGTTGGTACGCTGACCTCGCCGCGTGCCCAGGCGATGCGTCGGGCAATAGAAAGCGCGGTGGCTGCAGGCAAGCCCTGGACGCTGGACCCGGTTGCCGCGGGCGCCCTGACGTTCCGCACCCGTTTTTGCCATCAAATCCTTGCCCTGAAACCGGCTGCCATTCGCGGCAATGCCTCCGAAATTCTGGCCCTTGCCGGAATGAGCGCGGGCGGGCGCGGCGTTGATACAACCGATACCGCAGCCAGCGCGGTGCCCGCCGCACAGGCGCTGGCTCGCCAGACCAATGCCGTTGTGGTCGTCACCGGCGAGGTGGATTACATCACTGACGGGCAACGCACCCGCACGATAACGGGCGGCGATCCGTTGATGACGCGCGTAGTGGGAACCGGATGCGCGCTTTCTGCCGTTGTGGCGGCGAGCTGCTCGCTGCCTGGCGACCGGATGGATAACGTCGCTGCCGCCTGCGGATGGATGAAGCGAGCCGGAACGGTGGCCGTTGCGCAGTCACGTGGGCCTGGCAGTTTTGCCAGCGCGTTTCTGGATGCGCTCTATACGCTGGAGGAGCAGGCATGA
- a CDS encoding MFS transporter yields MMKTHHSHSYPLLSALLFFFFVTWSSSGSLLSIWLHQEVGLKAGDTGVIYAVLSVSALCAQICYGFIQDKLGLRKNLLWFLTSLLILSGPAFLLFGYLLHINVILGSIFGGIYIGLTFNGGIGVLESYTERVARQSQFEFGKARMWGSLGWAVATFFAGLLFNINPKLNFAVASCAGLVFFVLLARLRVSSAPHAMQEAVSGGKVTLEDALRLLTLPRFWALVFFVIGTCIYGVYDQQFPVYFSSQFPTLQEGNAMYGYLNSFQVFLEAAGMFCAPWLVNRLGAKNGLIFAGMVMAMRMVASGLVEGPVLISITKLLHAVELPVLLVSIFKYNSLHFDKRLSSTLYLVGFACTSSVIASVLSPLAGYSYEKYGFAQSYLIMGLLVFSTTFISIFLLRSGKSSSDPLMPQPSTI; encoded by the coding sequence ATGATGAAAACGCATCACTCTCACAGCTACCCTTTATTAAGCGCATTACTGTTTTTCTTTTTTGTCACGTGGTCCTCTTCCGGCTCGTTGCTTTCTATCTGGCTCCACCAGGAGGTGGGGTTAAAGGCAGGGGATACGGGAGTCATCTATGCCGTACTGTCTGTCTCCGCGCTGTGCGCGCAAATCTGCTACGGCTTCATTCAGGATAAACTCGGCCTGCGAAAAAACCTGCTCTGGTTTCTGACCAGCCTGCTCATTCTTTCCGGTCCGGCCTTCCTGCTGTTTGGTTATCTGCTGCACATTAACGTGATACTCGGCAGTATTTTCGGCGGGATTTATATCGGACTAACGTTTAACGGCGGGATTGGAGTACTGGAATCCTATACCGAGCGCGTGGCCCGCCAGAGTCAGTTTGAGTTTGGTAAGGCAAGGATGTGGGGATCGCTTGGCTGGGCGGTGGCAACCTTTTTTGCGGGACTCCTGTTTAACATTAATCCGAAGCTGAACTTCGCGGTGGCGAGCTGCGCCGGGCTGGTGTTTTTTGTGCTGCTGGCGCGCCTCAGGGTCTCTTCCGCCCCGCACGCCATGCAGGAGGCGGTGTCCGGCGGTAAGGTCACGCTGGAGGATGCATTGCGCCTGCTGACGCTGCCGCGCTTCTGGGCGCTGGTGTTTTTCGTTATCGGCACCTGTATTTATGGCGTTTATGACCAGCAGTTCCCGGTCTATTTCTCCTCCCAGTTCCCGACGTTACAGGAAGGGAACGCCATGTACGGCTATCTCAACTCATTCCAGGTTTTCCTGGAGGCGGCGGGTATGTTTTGCGCCCCGTGGCTGGTGAATCGTCTCGGTGCGAAAAACGGCCTGATTTTCGCCGGAATGGTGATGGCGATGCGTATGGTGGCATCGGGTCTGGTTGAGGGACCGGTACTGATCTCCATTACCAAGCTATTGCATGCGGTTGAGCTGCCCGTTTTGCTGGTCTCCATCTTTAAATACAACAGCCTGCATTTTGATAAGCGCCTCTCTTCCACCCTCTATCTGGTGGGCTTTGCCTGTACAAGCTCTGTGATTGCCTCGGTCCTGTCGCCGCTGGCAGGTTACAGCTATGAGAAATACGGCTTTGCTCAGTCCTATCTCATCATGGGGCTACTGGTATTCAGCACCACGTTTATCTCCATCTTCCTGTTGCGCTCGGGTAAGTCCTCTTCTGACCCGCTTATGCCGCAACCTTCCACTATCTGA
- a CDS encoding LacI family DNA-binding transcriptional regulator → MASLKDVAKLANVSLMTVSRALNSPERLKPETLARVHLAIEQTSYVPDLSAKKIRGAHASPKTIGVLALDTVTTPFSVEIALSIEETARMHGWNSFVMNMFTDDNPDAIVDLLLSHRPDGIIYTTMGLRRVPLPAKLLTLPCVLANCESDGEKVASYIPDDEQGQYTAVRALLTEGYRRPLCLHLPEGHLATTRRRQGLERACREAGLDPDSLAHSYMTLGDEHYRDIPSVLLAHVQNGIPGFDSVICGNDRIAFMVYQTLLAQGLRIPEDVAVIGYDNMVGIGELFLPPLTTVQLPHYEIGRLSALHIINGEEHQNTTRVESPFLLRNSIVHTS, encoded by the coding sequence ATGGCTTCCCTGAAGGACGTCGCAAAGCTGGCTAACGTATCGCTGATGACGGTCTCCCGCGCACTGAACAGCCCGGAGCGCCTTAAACCGGAAACGCTGGCACGCGTTCATTTGGCTATCGAGCAGACCAGCTATGTGCCGGATCTGTCCGCCAAGAAAATCCGCGGCGCGCATGCCTCGCCGAAAACCATAGGCGTACTGGCGCTCGATACGGTGACGACACCTTTCTCAGTGGAGATCGCGCTGTCTATTGAAGAGACGGCCAGAATGCACGGCTGGAATAGCTTCGTGATGAATATGTTTACCGATGACAACCCGGACGCCATCGTCGACCTTCTCCTCTCTCATCGGCCTGACGGGATTATCTACACCACCATGGGGTTACGTCGTGTCCCTCTCCCGGCTAAATTACTCACCCTTCCCTGCGTGCTGGCCAACTGCGAAAGTGACGGCGAAAAGGTCGCCAGCTATATTCCCGATGATGAACAGGGCCAATATACCGCCGTGCGGGCGTTACTCACGGAGGGTTATCGACGCCCTCTCTGTCTGCATTTGCCTGAGGGACATCTGGCCACAACCCGGCGCCGTCAGGGGCTGGAACGTGCATGCCGAGAAGCGGGGCTCGATCCGGACAGCCTGGCGCACAGCTATATGACGTTAGGGGACGAGCACTATCGTGATATCCCGTCAGTGCTGCTGGCGCACGTGCAGAATGGCATTCCCGGGTTCGACTCCGTTATCTGCGGCAACGACCGTATCGCGTTTATGGTCTACCAGACGCTGCTGGCGCAAGGGCTTCGCATACCAGAAGATGTCGCCGTTATCGGCTATGACAATATGGTGGGTATTGGGGAGTTGTTCCTGCCTCCTCTCACTACGGTTCAACTGCCACACTATGAAATTGGTCGTCTGAGCGCCTTGCATATTATTAACGGTGAAGAGCATCAGAACACCACGCGTGTAGAAAGTCCTTTTTTACTGCGTAATTCCATTGTGCATACATCATGA
- a CDS encoding YadA C-terminal domain-containing protein: protein MNYLNTTAIAVFGFVFAGSMNTANAAEVNINLDDNVNNPGAHIQIQGTDKTAYNLDNIEGSNIKQDGQIYNLQGDIDRANTAINKAQDTANTAQDGVNANTQANAILNQKIDDYKADQTITDNKQNILIDNTNNKADAALQGVITNGQAIIDTNTRVDKTDITATNANNKADANTQALASKVDKSIFNADQDRQDQALQDASGKATQAFNTGAYAQSLAVDAQTVAAANKAAVATVQSRQQTQEATIQNHSAQLANHESRITALESQNNAKFSSLENQQNEDRKEYRAGIAGAASLAGLHYVDTDNAVAVGAANFKDAQGYAIGYRHKFAENVAATLSTSGTSNGDEIVAASASYGW, encoded by the coding sequence ATGAACTATTTAAATACAACAGCTATCGCTGTTTTTGGTTTTGTGTTTGCTGGTTCAATGAATACTGCAAATGCTGCGGAAGTAAACATAAACCTTGACGATAACGTCAACAATCCAGGTGCTCACATTCAAATTCAGGGTACCGATAAAACCGCCTATAACCTTGATAACATCGAGGGGAGTAACATTAAGCAAGACGGGCAAATCTATAACCTTCAGGGCGATATTGACAGAGCAAATACAGCTATTAATAAAGCACAAGATACAGCTAACACTGCTCAAGATGGCGTAAATGCTAACACTCAAGCTAACGCTATCCTTAATCAGAAAATCGACGATTACAAAGCAGATCAGACAATCACTGATAACAAACAGAATATATTGATTGATAACACTAATAATAAAGCAGATGCGGCTTTACAAGGCGTTATTACTAACGGTCAAGCAATCATTGATACAAACACGAGAGTAGATAAAACTGACATCACCGCGACCAATGCGAACAACAAAGCAGACGCCAACACTCAAGCGCTAGCAAGTAAGGTCGATAAAAGCATTTTCAACGCCGATCAGGATAGACAAGATCAAGCACTTCAGGATGCCTCTGGCAAAGCGACTCAGGCATTTAATACGGGCGCTTATGCGCAATCTTTAGCTGTCGATGCACAAACGGTAGCCGCAGCGAATAAAGCTGCTGTTGCTACCGTTCAGTCACGCCAGCAAACACAGGAAGCGACGATTCAGAATCACAGCGCACAATTAGCGAATCATGAATCACGTATTACTGCGTTAGAGAGTCAAAATAACGCTAAGTTCTCTTCTCTGGAGAATCAGCAGAATGAGGATCGCAAGGAATATCGTGCTGGTATCGCTGGCGCTGCTTCTCTTGCTGGTTTGCATTACGTTGATACAGATAACGCGGTTGCCGTCGGTGCTGCCAACTTCAAAGATGCGCAAGGTTATGCAATCGGCTACCGTCATAAGTTCGCTGAGAATGTAGCTGCTACTCTCTCTACATCAGGTACATCCAACGGTGATGAAATTGTTGCGGCATCCGCATCTTACGGATGGTGA
- a CDS encoding PfkB family carbohydrate kinase, producing MSSFAQRLDTLHATRPVTVLGAAVIDVIADAYALPWRGCDIELKQQGVNIGGCALNIAIALKRLGITAQNALPVGHGVWADIIRNAMAKQDLHSAIEAETGDNGWCLALVEPDGERTFMSFSGVENQWQQRWLDVLNIPSKSLVYLSGYQLASPCGELLTRWLEGLRDVTAFIDFGPRIADIPDALMARIMACRPIVSLNRQEAEIAAERLGVAAENLGAEWQQRFGAALIVRHDKDGATWYDGDVSGVVPTFPATVVDTIGAGDSHAGGTLAGLAAGWSLADAVLLGNAVASWVVSHRGGDCAPTRDELFLAHKDV from the coding sequence ATGAGTTCATTTGCCCAACGTCTCGACACCCTGCACGCCACGCGCCCGGTGACGGTGCTGGGCGCGGCGGTGATAGACGTCATCGCCGACGCCTACGCCCTGCCCTGGCGCGGGTGCGATATCGAGCTCAAACAGCAGGGCGTGAATATTGGCGGCTGCGCGCTGAATATCGCCATCGCCCTGAAGCGGCTCGGCATTACAGCGCAAAACGCCCTGCCCGTGGGTCACGGGGTATGGGCGGACATCATCCGCAACGCCATGGCGAAGCAGGATCTGCACAGCGCCATCGAGGCCGAAACCGGCGATAACGGCTGGTGCCTGGCGCTGGTGGAGCCAGACGGCGAGCGCACCTTTATGTCCTTTAGCGGCGTGGAGAACCAGTGGCAGCAGCGCTGGCTTGATGTGCTTAACATCCCGTCGAAGAGCCTGGTCTACTTATCCGGCTACCAGCTGGCCTCGCCGTGCGGCGAGCTGCTGACACGCTGGCTGGAGGGGTTGCGGGACGTGACGGCGTTTATCGATTTCGGCCCTCGCATCGCGGATATCCCCGACGCGCTGATGGCGCGGATTATGGCCTGCAGGCCGATCGTGTCGCTCAATCGTCAGGAAGCGGAGATCGCAGCCGAACGACTGGGCGTAGCGGCTGAAAACCTGGGTGCGGAGTGGCAGCAGCGCTTCGGCGCCGCGCTGATTGTGCGGCATGATAAAGACGGCGCCACATGGTATGACGGTGACGTCTCGGGCGTTGTTCCGACGTTCCCAGCGACGGTTGTGGACACCATTGGCGCAGGCGACAGCCACGCGGGCGGCACGCTTGCCGGGCTGGCGGCGGGATGGTCACTGGCAGACGCCGTTCTGTTGGGGAATGCCGTGGCGTCCTGGGTAGTCAGCCACCGCGGCGGGGACTGCGCCCCGACTCGCGACGAATTATTCCTCGCACACAAAGACGTATAG
- a CDS encoding GntR family transcriptional regulator yields the protein MEQAHTRLIAQLNERIAAPDNTPLYLKFAETVKNAVRSGVLEHGNILPGERDLSQLTGVSRITVRKAMQALEEEGVVTRSRGYGTQINNIFEYSLKEARGFSQQVVLRGQKPNTLWVNKRVVKCPEEVANHLSIPPDSEVFLLKRIRYVDDDAVSIEESWVPVGLIPDPDAIGISLYDYFRSQNIFPQRTRSRVSARMPDSEFQAHIKMDEKIPVLVIKQVALDQQHRPIEYSISYCRSDLYVFVCEE from the coding sequence ATGGAACAAGCGCATACCCGGTTAATCGCTCAACTGAATGAACGGATCGCCGCGCCTGACAACACGCCGCTGTACCTGAAATTTGCCGAAACGGTAAAAAACGCGGTGCGCAGCGGGGTGCTGGAGCACGGGAATATTTTGCCCGGCGAGCGCGATCTGAGCCAGTTAACCGGGGTGTCGCGCATCACTGTGCGAAAGGCGATGCAGGCGCTGGAGGAAGAGGGCGTGGTGACGCGCTCCCGTGGCTATGGCACGCAAATCAACAATATCTTTGAATATTCGCTGAAAGAGGCGCGCGGTTTTTCCCAGCAGGTAGTGCTGCGCGGCCAAAAGCCTAATACGCTGTGGGTCAACAAGCGGGTGGTGAAGTGCCCGGAAGAGGTCGCAAACCACCTGTCGATTCCTCCGGACAGCGAGGTCTTTTTGCTCAAGCGCATTCGCTATGTGGATGACGATGCGGTGTCGATTGAAGAGTCCTGGGTGCCGGTTGGCCTCATTCCCGATCCGGATGCGATTGGCATTTCGCTGTACGACTACTTCCGCAGCCAGAATATCTTCCCGCAGCGCACCCGTTCACGGGTTAGCGCCCGCATGCCGGACAGCGAGTTTCAGGCGCACATTAAGATGGACGAAAAAATACCGGTGCTGGTGATCAAGCAGGTTGCGCTTGACCAACAGCACCGGCCGATTGAGTACAGCATCAGCTACTGTCGCAGCGATCTATACGTCTTTGTGTGCGAGGAATAA
- a CDS encoding glycoside hydrolase family 32 protein, with amino-acid sequence MTYSIAKAEQELQARQGSLNLRWYPRYHLAARAGWMNDPNGLVWFDGWYHAFYQHHPYSTQWGPMHWGNARSKDLVNWEHLPVALAPEGPDDKDGCFSGSAVVDGDTLALIYTGHKFHGDPGDEANLYQVQCLATSRDGIQFVRHGTVIDTPPGLHHFRDPKVWREGEWWYMVVGAREGDTGQVRAYRSADLREWQDMGVLAVAEKEMGYMWECPDFFTLNGKRVLMFSPQGLEAEGFKNRNLFQSGYLLGEWQPGKPFVREGEFVEMDRGHDFYAPQSFLTPDGRRIVIGWLDMWESPLPEQQDGWAGMLSLPRELTLSVDNRLQMRPAREVETLRGAWFPWPVSTLNNQQMTLVEHCDAMEVILQWDCANSSAEQYGIRLGDGLRVYVDAQMQRLVLERHYPQYGLCGTRSVALNLNGVLSLRLFFDYSSVEVFVNEGEACLSSRIYPDADCRELALFAWTGGASLIHGGAWQLE; translated from the coding sequence ATGACGTATTCCATTGCCAAAGCTGAACAGGAACTGCAGGCCAGACAAGGCAGTCTTAACCTGCGCTGGTATCCCCGTTACCACCTCGCCGCACGTGCTGGCTGGATGAACGACCCGAATGGCCTGGTCTGGTTTGACGGCTGGTATCACGCCTTTTATCAGCATCATCCATATTCGACCCAGTGGGGGCCGATGCACTGGGGCAATGCGCGAAGCAAAGATTTAGTTAACTGGGAGCACCTCCCGGTTGCGCTGGCACCGGAGGGACCAGACGACAAGGACGGCTGTTTTTCTGGCTCAGCGGTGGTCGATGGCGACACGCTGGCGCTGATCTACACCGGCCACAAATTCCACGGCGATCCCGGCGATGAGGCGAATCTCTACCAGGTTCAGTGCCTGGCAACCAGCCGAGACGGCATCCAGTTTGTGCGGCACGGGACCGTCATTGACACACCGCCCGGACTGCATCACTTCCGCGATCCGAAAGTATGGCGTGAAGGGGAGTGGTGGTACATGGTCGTTGGTGCGCGGGAGGGTGATACGGGCCAGGTGCGTGCGTACCGGTCTGCCGATCTGCGCGAGTGGCAGGACATGGGCGTGCTCGCGGTGGCTGAAAAAGAGATGGGCTATATGTGGGAATGTCCGGACTTTTTCACCCTCAATGGTAAACGCGTGCTGATGTTTTCGCCTCAGGGGCTGGAGGCAGAGGGATTCAAAAATCGTAATCTTTTCCAGAGCGGCTACCTGCTGGGCGAGTGGCAGCCCGGCAAACCTTTCGTGCGTGAAGGAGAATTTGTGGAGATGGATCGCGGACATGATTTCTATGCGCCACAAAGCTTCCTGACTCCTGACGGCCGCCGCATCGTTATCGGCTGGCTGGACATGTGGGAATCGCCCCTGCCGGAACAGCAGGATGGCTGGGCAGGCATGCTCTCCTTACCGCGCGAGCTGACGCTTAGTGTGGATAACCGCCTGCAAATGCGGCCGGCCAGAGAAGTTGAAACCCTGCGCGGAGCATGGTTCCCCTGGCCGGTAAGTACGCTTAATAACCAGCAGATGACTCTGGTTGAACACTGCGATGCGATGGAGGTCATTCTGCAATGGGATTGCGCGAATAGCAGCGCGGAGCAATACGGCATTCGTCTCGGCGACGGGTTACGCGTCTATGTTGATGCGCAAATGCAGCGCCTTGTGCTGGAGCGACACTATCCACAGTATGGCCTGTGCGGCACCAGAAGCGTCGCGCTTAACCTGAACGGCGTGCTCAGTCTGCGCTTGTTTTTTGACTACTCTTCCGTGGAAGTGTTTGTTAACGAGGGTGAGGCGTGCCTCAGCAGCCGTATTTATCCTGATGCAGACTGCCGCGAGCTGGCGTTGTTTGCCTGGACGGGGGGAGCGTCGCTTATTCATGGCGGGGCGTGGCAGTTAGAGTAA